Proteins encoded by one window of Fischerella sp. PCC 9605:
- a CDS encoding tyrosine-type recombinase/integrase — translation MKVQKGILPDTDRPVWMVLDDDYLPIEPIQKYLHYLDSLGRSPNTIGTYAHNLKLFWEFLRDSKLDWLEIDLEQLSNFIHWLRNPNSGVLFIEPQVSKRSEKTINHCLTTVCGFYEFQERIAIAKGIDSYRYQLQPGRKYKSFLHHISKGKEVKTRLLKIKEPKTYPGCLTPEQVNTLVETCNTLRDKFLIRLLYETGLRIGEALGLRHEDMVTGKTNELHVVPRLDNVNHVRAKSGVERTVHVSKELMQWYSAYLIDE, via the coding sequence ATGAAAGTCCAAAAGGGTATCCTCCCCGACACAGACCGTCCAGTTTGGATGGTGTTAGATGATGATTATTTACCTATTGAGCCAATTCAAAAATACCTACACTACCTGGATAGCTTAGGGCGCTCTCCAAACACTATTGGGACCTATGCTCACAACCTCAAGCTGTTCTGGGAGTTTCTGCGAGACTCAAAGCTAGATTGGCTCGAAATTGATTTGGAGCAGCTATCAAACTTTATCCACTGGTTGAGAAACCCTAATTCTGGAGTTTTATTTATTGAGCCACAAGTTTCCAAACGTTCTGAAAAGACTATTAATCACTGCCTAACAACTGTTTGTGGATTCTATGAGTTTCAAGAACGTATAGCAATAGCTAAAGGGATTGATTCTTATCGCTATCAATTGCAACCAGGGCGTAAGTACAAGTCTTTTTTACATCACATTAGCAAAGGTAAAGAGGTTAAAACCCGGTTATTAAAGATAAAAGAACCAAAGACATATCCNGGATGTTTAACACCTGAACAAGTCAATACATTAGTTGAAACTTGTAACACATTGCGGGACAAGTTTTTAATTAGGCTGCTATACGAAACAGGACTACGAATAGGTGAAGCATTAGGGTTAAGACATGAAGATATGGTTACTGGTAAAACCAATGAACTTCATGTTGTACCAAGGTTGGACAACGTTAATCATGTTAGAGCTAAGTCTGGGGTAGAAAGGACAGTTCATGTTAGTAAAGAACTCATGCAATGGTATTCAGCTTATTTAATTGATGAGTA
- a CDS encoding response regulator, which yields MSKKATPQLYEPPQLTSTGTTAYRYLEQPLKLSTSSKGATLTGSRYVSTLTDEIWTQDTQSVLHYPATSTTKSILLVQDEEQTATLLQDYLQAIGYQVERINNGNDFWERMRSQQPNLILLDLELAGDVSGWDLLMKVRQQPGLHDLPIVAIASEKTKNSDRAFGAGANACFSKPIGIIQLESILMQYF from the coding sequence GTGTCAAAGAAAGCAACTCCTCAATTGTACGAACCTCCACAACTGACTAGCACGGGAACCACAGCATATCGCTACCTTGAGCAACCGTTGAAGTTAAGTACCTCCTCCAAAGGAGCTACTCTGACAGGAAGTCGCTATGTGTCTACGCTCACAGACGAAATTTGGACGCAGGACACACAATCGGTTCTCCATTACCCTGCTACTTCTACAACAAAAAGTATTTTGCTAGTACAGGATGAAGAACAAACAGCCACGCTCTTACAAGATTATCTTCAGGCAATTGGCTATCAAGTCGAACGCATCAATAACGGGAATGACTTTTGGGAACGGATGCGAAGCCAACAGCCAAATTTAATTTTGTTGGATTTGGAATTAGCAGGAGATGTCAGCGGATGGGATTTGTTGATGAAGGTACGACAACAGCCTGGTTTGCATGATTTGCCAATAGTGGCGATCGCATCTGAGAAAACAAAAAACAGCGATCGCGCTTTCGGTGCTGGTGCTAACGCTTGTTTTAGCAAACCAATAGGTATTATTCAACTAGAGTCAATATTGATGCAGTATTTTTAG